From a single Chlorocebus sabaeus isolate Y175 chromosome X, mChlSab1.0.hap1, whole genome shotgun sequence genomic region:
- the MOSPD1 gene encoding motile sperm domain-containing protein 1, which produces MHQQKRQPELVEGNLPVFVFPTELIFYAYDQSTHKQVLTLYNPYEFASKFKVLCTTPNKYVVVDAAGAVKPQCCVDIVIRHRDVQSCHYGVIDKFRLQVSKQSQRKALGRKEVVATLLPSAKEQQKEEEEKRIKEHLTGSLFFEQSFQPENRAVSSGPSLLTVFLGVVCIAALMLPTMGDVESLVPLYLHLSVNQKLVAAYILGLITMAILRT; this is translated from the coding sequence atgcatcaacaaaaaagacagcCAGAGTTAGTGGAAGGAAATCTTCCTGTTTTCGTGTTCCCCACGGAGCTCATATTTTATGCATATGATCAGTCAACACATAAGCAAGTGTTGACACTGTACAATCCCTATGAGTTTGCCTCAAAGTTCAAAGTTTTGTGTACTACTCCAAATAAGTATGTTGTCGTTGATGCTGCAGGTGCAGTAAAGCCTCAGTGTTGTGTGGATATTGTGATTCGTCATAGAGATGTTCAATCCTGTCACTATGGTGTAATAGACAAATTCCGGCTTCAAGTTTCTAAGCAAAGCCAGAGGAAGGCTTTGGGAAGAAAAGAGGTTGTTGCTACTCTTCTCCCATCAGCAAAAGAAcaacaaaaggaagaagaggaaaaaagaataaaggaacatTTAACTGGAAGTTTATTTTTTGAGCAGTCGTTTCaaccagaaaacagagctgtCTCCTCAGGACCTAGTTTACTAACTGTCTTCCTGGGAGTGGTGTGCATTGCAGCCCTGATGCTGCCTACAATGGGGGATGTGGAATCGCTGGTGCCTCTCTACCTCCACTTAAGTGTGAATCAAAAATTAGTGGCTGCTTATATCTTAGGTCTTATCACAATGGCCATACTTAGAACATGA